The Brassica napus cultivar Da-Ae chromosome C7, Da-Ae, whole genome shotgun sequence genome has a segment encoding these proteins:
- the LOC106354950 gene encoding tryptophan synthase beta chain 1, chloroplastic-like, with the protein MAMEFVGRPMLLLTPSRTVLMPLHLCLRHCTSDYSACVSSFVSGSISPPVPHTDYRCFGTPVIRERQAVISWASTCSSSIRSLDLLAKRLGKKRIIAETGAGQHGVATATVCAQYGLECIISMGAQDMERQALNVFRMRLLGAEVRGVHSGTATLKDATSEAIRDWVTNVETTHCILGSVAGPHPYPMMVRDFHAVIGKETRRQALEKWGGKPDVMVACVSGGSNAMGLFHEFVDDAEVRMIGVEAAGFGLDSGKHAAPLTKGDVGVLHGAMSYLLQDDDGQIIEPQ; encoded by the exons ATGGCGATGGAGTTCGTCGGACGTCCGA TGCTGCTTCTCACGCCGTCTAGGACAGTCTTGATGCCACTGCATCTCTGTCTCCGCCACTGCACCTCCGACTACTCCGCCTGTGTCTCCTCCTTTGTTAGCGGCTCCATATCTCCTCCTGTGCCTCATACTGATTATAGATGTTTTGGGACGCCCGTAATACGAGAAAGGCAGGCGGTGATATCATGGGCGTCGACGTGCTCCTCCTCGATCAGAAG TTTGGATCTTCTCGCCAAGCGTTTGGGGAAGAAGAGGATCATCGCTGAGACAGGAGCTGGTCAACACGGTGTTGCTACAGCCACTGTGTGTGCCCAGTATGGTCTGGAGTGTATTATCTCTATGGGTGCTCAAGACATGGAGAGGCAAGCACTCAATGTCTTCAGAATGCGACTTCTTGGTGCCGAGGTGAGAGGAGTTCACTCTGGAACAGCCACATTGAAGGACGCGACATCCGAAGCGATAAGAGATTGGGTGACGAACGTTGAGACTACACATTGCATATTGGGATCTGTGGCGGGTCCTCATCCTTACCCTATGATGGTCAGAGACTTTCACGCGGTGATCGGTAAAGAAACGAGGAGACAAGCGTTGGAGAAATGGGGCGGAAAGCCGGATGTCATGGTGGCTTGTGTCAGTGGTGGCTCAAACGCGATGGGACTGTTCCATGAGTTTGTGGATGACGCAGAGGTCAGGATGATCGGTGTGGAGGCTGCAGGGTTCGGATTGGACAGTGGAAAACACGCTGCCCCGTTGACAAAGGGAGATGTTGGTGTTCTACATGGAGCTATGAGTTACTTGCTGCaagatgatgatggtcaaatCATTGAACCTCAGTGA